The Henckelia pumila isolate YLH828 chromosome 2, ASM3356847v2, whole genome shotgun sequence genome includes a window with the following:
- the LOC140880552 gene encoding protein FREE1-like, producing the protein MQHGDYTSAAPYYNNQQQYYPQTNTPNPNPNQIDPIHHPPPSYASAPPFSTSSYNPLPPSSADYPASYSHSSSSYPQFSQNPDSVPTAPSYQQPQLSYSFPQFEAHGTYQPPSPAQSSAYYQSYDQTPTPNYASNTNHSPSHVSPNSNYPSVQPSSQYPQFNSALYEPSYDNTTKNDGYLDGNFGRSRSVSGSEIYGKLGDSGYSAYGNDGAFGGNEGVYAYKGGREPYGARGTAPKSSTWSGFDDFGRPIGRSSSLGNERPANSGLKVVRAVPKADAQQDAKSGVQKFRVKLLAESVGQSTMDVLCQVSLDGIRMLDPSTNRILRIYLLDSITRCEALDSSTFAFWSKSSVDIEPRRIRLQSNSYTTNTILDTVTAAVVQFKEMNGRSQPSDSPKVAVQSTEKKKVFGDWMNMIKPVNEEKDHWVPDEAVTKCTACGSDFNAFVRKHHCRNCGDIFCDKCTHGRTALTAEENAPVVRVCDRCLAEVSRRLSNAKESASRSTVIQSHDDLTKKLQEEMEKSCKVSSGSKSDVSGRRMKEVACPTCTVHLQVQVPSSGSETIECGVCQHPFLVSAH; encoded by the exons ATGCAGCACGGCGATTATACTTCCGCCGCCCCTTACTACAACAATCAACAACAGTACTACCCTCAAACCAATACtccgaacccgaacccgaatCAGATCGATCCTATCCATCACCCGCCGCCGTCGTACGCATCCGCGCCACCGTTCTCGACCAGCAGCTACAATCCTCTTCCGCCTTCCTCCGCGGACTACCCAGCCTCTTACAGCCACAGCTCCTCTTCGTAtcctcaattttctcaaaatcCCGATTCTGTCCCCACCGCCCCATCGTATCAACAACCTCAGCTCTCTTATTCGTTCCCCCAATTTGAAGCACACGGGACCTATCAACCTCCCTCCCCAGCTCAATCATCGGCGTATTATCAATCTTACGATCAAACGCCGACGCCAAATTATGCCTCAAACACTAACCATAGCCCCAGCCACGTCTCGCCCAATTCAAATTATCCTTCTGTTCAACCCTCTTCTCAATACCCTCAGTTTAATTCCGCACTATATGAACCATCTTATGATAATACTACCAAAAACGATGGTTATCTTGATGGGAATTTCGGTCGGAGTAGGTCAGTTTCGGGATCAGAAATATATGGAAAACTAGGGGATAGTGGATATAGCGCGTATGGGAATGACGGTGCCTTCGGGGGCAACGAGGGAGTTTACGCTTACAAAGGGGGTAGAGAGCCTTATGGAGCTCGGGGAACAGCTCCAAAGTCATCTACTTGGTCTGGTTTTGATGATTTCGGCAGGCCCATTGGGCGTTCTTCTTCATTGGGGAACGAGCGTCCTGCCAATTCTGGTTTGAAGGTCGTGAGAGCTGTGCCGAAGGCCGACGCACAGCAGGATGCTAAAAGTGGGGTTCAAAAGTTCAGAGTGAAACTGTTGGCGGAAAGTGTTGGCCAGAGCACAATGGATGTACTTTGCCAG GTTAGCCTGGATGGAATCCGTATGCTGGACCCAAGTACCAATCGGATACTGCGAATATATCTTCTCGACTCAATAACCAGATGTGAa GCTCTGGATTCATCAACATTTGCTTTCTGGTCAAAAAGCTCGGTGGACATTGAACCGAGGCGTATCAGATTGCAGTCTAATAGTTATACCACCAACACAATTTTGGACACAGTTACTGCTGCAGTTGTACAG TTTAAAGAGATGAATGGAAGAAGCCAGCCTTCTGACTCTCCCAAGGTTGCTGTGCAATCCACAGAGAAAAAGAAAGTTTTTGGGGATTGGATGAATATGATAAAGCCTGTCAATGAAGAAAAAGATCACTGG GTTCCCGACGAAGCAGTAACAAAATGCACAGCTTGTGGGTCCGATTTCAATGCTTTTGTGCGGAAG CATCATTGCAGAAACTGTGGAGATATTTTCTGTGACAAGTGCACTCATGGTAGAACTGCTCTTACTGCTGAGGAGAATGCTCCAGTAGTTAGAGTTTGTGATCGATGCTTG GCTGAAGTTTCTCGTAGGTTGAGTAATGCGAAGGAATCTGCTAGCAGATCTACTGTCATTCAAAGTCACGATGATCTCACAAAGAAACTTCAG GAGGAGATGGAGAAAAGCTGCAAGGTGTCATCAG
- the LOC140883870 gene encoding uncharacterized protein: MRRVTGLSAVRRAVDGFSATQLAAGNPVYHHRLSQVALFSTTNNNFSARSHWFSYDRISDHSSRAAAHAVAGTMLFSVAATTLVEEVHAKEPVQAKFRPNDVVLYQYEACPFCNKVKAFLDYYDIAYKVIEVNPISKKEIKWSDYKKVPILTVDGEHMVDSSDIINKLAQRINLKAPADSSSEDDEEKKWRGWVDNHLVHILSPNIYRSTSEAIESFDYITSHGNFSFTERLVAKYAGATAMYFVSKRLKKKYNITDERAALYEAAETWVDALNGRDFLGGVKPNLADLAVYGVLRPIRYLKSGRDMVENTRIGDWYSRMEDAVGASSRIQAQP; encoded by the exons ATGAGAAGAGTTACGGGGCTCTCCGCCGTCCGCCGCGCCGTTGATGGCTTCTCCGCCACGCAGTTGGCGGCTGGAAATCCAGTGTATCACCACCGTCTGTCCCAGGTGGCTCTTTTCAGCACCACCAACAACAATTTCTCGGCGAGATCTCATTGGTTCTCGTATGATAGGATCTCCGACCACTCTTCCCGTGCAGCTGCACACGCCGTGGCTGGGACCATGCTGTTTTCAGTCGCCGCTACGACGCTTGTTGAAGAGGTTCACGCGAAAGAGCCCGTCCAGGCGAAGTTCCGGCCCAATGATGTCGTTCTTTACCAGTACGAAGCTTGCCCGTTCTGCAATAAGGTTAAAG CATTTCTGGACTACTATGATATTGCATACAAAGTAATAGAGGTCAACCCTATCAGCAAAAAGGAAATCAAGTGGTCTGATTACAAGAAAGTGCCCATATTGACGGTTGATGGTGAGCACATGGTTGACTCATCAG ATATAATCAATAAGTTGGCCCAAAGGATTAATCTGAAAGCACCAGCTGATTCTTCCTCTGAAGATGATGAAGAGAAGAAGTGGCGAGG CTGGGTGGACAATCACTTGGTTCACATACTATCGCCTAATATATATAGAAGCACCTCTGAAGCCATTGAGTCATTTGACTATATCACCAGTCATG GTAATTTTAGCTTCACGGAAAGATTAGTAGCCAAATATGCTGGGGCTACTGCAATGTACTTTGTTTCTAAGAGGTTGAAGAAAAAGTACAACATTACAGATGAACGTGCCGCACTATATGAAGCTGCAGAAACATGGGTGGATGCACTCAATGGTCGAGATTTTCTAG GTGGAGTGAAGCCTAACCTGGCAGACCTTGCCGTCTATGGTGTTTTAAGGCCCATTCGCTATCTCAAATCTGGTAGAGACATGGTTGAAAACACACGGATTGGTGATTGGTACTCCCGAATGGAAGATGCTGTAGGAGCATCTTCCAGAATCCAGGCACAGCCATAG